The Manis javanica isolate MJ-LG chromosome 4, MJ_LKY, whole genome shotgun sequence genome contains a region encoding:
- the LOC108407105 gene encoding uncharacterized protein isoform X1 translates to MEQCFSTFQCKVSSDRPDVSLSPCGLQLSLQEMKEQEAQRQERDERLQDSEKALAEEQAKIKAAEEEKEHFAKGCEELKQKMADQERTFNDKFASVEDKMREIGSQGNENSRKLDEVLQVMKELVVKLSKKDEQLQNAEKALAEEQAKIKAAEEEKEHFSKRCEELEQKMVDQERTFNDKFASVEDKMREMGSQGNENSRKLDEVLQVMKELVVKLSKKDEQLQNAEKALAEEQAKIKATEEEKEHFAKRCEELEQKMAYRERIFNVKFAIVQEKLREMKRQANKNSRKLNPSLGYKSMTDGGAVEVSLWKDGESPLLFFPHEGKLFLNFLLNVNGKEGFSKIYHIMEKINRLLHDRQNMKEGTSEENEEINDFLTSFRPFILMILKRLFH, encoded by the exons ATGGAGCAG TGTTTCTCAACATTTCAATGCAAGGTCAGCTCAGACCGCCCTGACGTGTCTTTGAGCCCCTGTGGCCTCCAGCTCTCATTGCAGGAGATGAAGGAACAAGAGGCCCAGCGCCAGGAGAGAGATGAGCGGCTGCAGGATTCAGAGAAGGCCTTGGCAG AAGAGCAGGCCAAAATAAAGGCAGCTGAAGAGGAAAAGGAGCATTTTGCAAAAGGATGTGAGGAGCTGAAGCAAAAGATGGCGGATCAAGAAAGAACCTTCAATGATAAATTTGCCAGTGTGGAAGACAAGATGAGAGAAATAGGGAGTCAGGGGAATGAGAACTCCAGGAAGCTAGAT GAGGTACTGCAGGTGATGAAGGAACTAGTGGTAAAGCTCAGTAAGAAAGATGAGCAGCTGCAGAATGCAGAGAAGGCCTTGGCAG AAGAGCAGGCCAAAATAAAGGCAGCTGAAGAGGAAAAGGAGCATTTTTCAAAAAGATGTGAGGAGCTGGAGCAAAAGATGGTGGATCAAGAAAGAACCTTCAATGATAAATTTGCCAGTGTGGAAGACAAGATGAGAGAAATGGGGAGTCAGGGGAATGAGAACTCCAGGAAGCTAGAT GAGGTACTGCAGGTGATGAAGGAACTAGTGGTAAAGCTCAGTAAGAAAGATGAGCAGCTGCAGAATGCAGAGAAGGCCTTGGCAG AAGAGCAGGCCAAAATAAAGGCaactgaagaggaaaaggaacaTTTTGCAAAAAGATGTGAGGAGCTGGAGCAAAAGATGGCGTATCGAGAAAGAATCTTCAATGTCAAATTTGCCATTGTGCAAGAGAAGTTGAGAGAAATGAAGAGACAGGCGAATAAGAACTCCAGGAAGCTTAAT ccaagcctgggctacaagtccatgacagatggtggggctgtggaggtatccctgtggaaggatggtgaaagtccattgctgttcttcccacatgaaggcaaactgttcctgaatttcctgctcaatgtcaatggaaaagaaggatttagcaagatctaccacataatg GAAAAAATCAACAGGCTGCTTCATGATAGGCAAAATATGAAAGAGGGGACTTCGgaggaaaatgaggaaataaatgatTTCTTGACTTCGTTTCGTCCTTTCATTCTCATGATTCTTAAACGGCTCTTTCACTGA
- the LOC108407105 gene encoding uncharacterized protein isoform X2, translating to MEQVSSDRPDVSLSPCGLQLSLQEMKEQEAQRQERDERLQDSEKALAEEQAKIKAAEEEKEHFAKGCEELKQKMADQERTFNDKFASVEDKMREIGSQGNENSRKLDEVLQVMKELVVKLSKKDEQLQNAEKALAEEQAKIKAAEEEKEHFSKRCEELEQKMVDQERTFNDKFASVEDKMREMGSQGNENSRKLDEVLQVMKELVVKLSKKDEQLQNAEKALAEEQAKIKATEEEKEHFAKRCEELEQKMAYRERIFNVKFAIVQEKLREMKRQANKNSRKLNPSLGYKSMTDGGAVEVSLWKDGESPLLFFPHEGKLFLNFLLNVNGKEGFSKIYHIMEKINRLLHDRQNMKEGTSEENEEINDFLTSFRPFILMILKRLFH from the exons ATGGAGCAG GTCAGCTCAGACCGCCCTGACGTGTCTTTGAGCCCCTGTGGCCTCCAGCTCTCATTGCAGGAGATGAAGGAACAAGAGGCCCAGCGCCAGGAGAGAGATGAGCGGCTGCAGGATTCAGAGAAGGCCTTGGCAG AAGAGCAGGCCAAAATAAAGGCAGCTGAAGAGGAAAAGGAGCATTTTGCAAAAGGATGTGAGGAGCTGAAGCAAAAGATGGCGGATCAAGAAAGAACCTTCAATGATAAATTTGCCAGTGTGGAAGACAAGATGAGAGAAATAGGGAGTCAGGGGAATGAGAACTCCAGGAAGCTAGAT GAGGTACTGCAGGTGATGAAGGAACTAGTGGTAAAGCTCAGTAAGAAAGATGAGCAGCTGCAGAATGCAGAGAAGGCCTTGGCAG AAGAGCAGGCCAAAATAAAGGCAGCTGAAGAGGAAAAGGAGCATTTTTCAAAAAGATGTGAGGAGCTGGAGCAAAAGATGGTGGATCAAGAAAGAACCTTCAATGATAAATTTGCCAGTGTGGAAGACAAGATGAGAGAAATGGGGAGTCAGGGGAATGAGAACTCCAGGAAGCTAGAT GAGGTACTGCAGGTGATGAAGGAACTAGTGGTAAAGCTCAGTAAGAAAGATGAGCAGCTGCAGAATGCAGAGAAGGCCTTGGCAG AAGAGCAGGCCAAAATAAAGGCaactgaagaggaaaaggaacaTTTTGCAAAAAGATGTGAGGAGCTGGAGCAAAAGATGGCGTATCGAGAAAGAATCTTCAATGTCAAATTTGCCATTGTGCAAGAGAAGTTGAGAGAAATGAAGAGACAGGCGAATAAGAACTCCAGGAAGCTTAAT ccaagcctgggctacaagtccatgacagatggtggggctgtggaggtatccctgtggaaggatggtgaaagtccattgctgttcttcccacatgaaggcaaactgttcctgaatttcctgctcaatgtcaatggaaaagaaggatttagcaagatctaccacataatg GAAAAAATCAACAGGCTGCTTCATGATAGGCAAAATATGAAAGAGGGGACTTCGgaggaaaatgaggaaataaatgatTTCTTGACTTCGTTTCGTCCTTTCATTCTCATGATTCTTAAACGGCTCTTTCACTGA
- the LOC108407105 gene encoding uncharacterized protein isoform X6, whose translation MEQCFSTFQCKVSSDRPDVSLSPCGLQLSLQEMKEQEAQRQERDERLQDSEKALAEEQAKIKAAEEEKEHFAKGCEELKQKMADQERTFNDKFASVEDKMREIGSQGNENSRKLDEVLQVMKELVVKLSKKDEQLQNAEKALAEEQAKIKAAEEEKEHFSKRCEELEQKMVDQERTFNDKFASVEDKMREMGSQGNENSRKLDEVLQVMKELVVKLSKKDEQLQNAEKALAEEQAKIKATEEEKEHFAKRCEELEQKMAYRERIFNVKFAIVQEKLREMKRQANKNSRKLNGISGVSSTTWYLQSFTEYKGPFQSLCYCSEGFLDDHCLANGF comes from the exons ATGGAGCAG TGTTTCTCAACATTTCAATGCAAGGTCAGCTCAGACCGCCCTGACGTGTCTTTGAGCCCCTGTGGCCTCCAGCTCTCATTGCAGGAGATGAAGGAACAAGAGGCCCAGCGCCAGGAGAGAGATGAGCGGCTGCAGGATTCAGAGAAGGCCTTGGCAG AAGAGCAGGCCAAAATAAAGGCAGCTGAAGAGGAAAAGGAGCATTTTGCAAAAGGATGTGAGGAGCTGAAGCAAAAGATGGCGGATCAAGAAAGAACCTTCAATGATAAATTTGCCAGTGTGGAAGACAAGATGAGAGAAATAGGGAGTCAGGGGAATGAGAACTCCAGGAAGCTAGAT GAGGTACTGCAGGTGATGAAGGAACTAGTGGTAAAGCTCAGTAAGAAAGATGAGCAGCTGCAGAATGCAGAGAAGGCCTTGGCAG AAGAGCAGGCCAAAATAAAGGCAGCTGAAGAGGAAAAGGAGCATTTTTCAAAAAGATGTGAGGAGCTGGAGCAAAAGATGGTGGATCAAGAAAGAACCTTCAATGATAAATTTGCCAGTGTGGAAGACAAGATGAGAGAAATGGGGAGTCAGGGGAATGAGAACTCCAGGAAGCTAGAT GAGGTACTGCAGGTGATGAAGGAACTAGTGGTAAAGCTCAGTAAGAAAGATGAGCAGCTGCAGAATGCAGAGAAGGCCTTGGCAG AAGAGCAGGCCAAAATAAAGGCaactgaagaggaaaaggaacaTTTTGCAAAAAGATGTGAGGAGCTGGAGCAAAAGATGGCGTATCGAGAAAGAATCTTCAATGTCAAATTTGCCATTGTGCAAGAGAAGTTGAGAGAAATGAAGAGACAGGCGAATAAGAACTCCAGGAAGCTTAAT GGAATCTCTGGCGTGTCCAGTACAACTTGGTACCTCCAATCATTTACAGAATATAAAGGACCTTTTCAGAGCTTGTGCTACTGTTCTGAGGGATTCCTGGATgatcactgtcttgccaatgggttttag
- the LOC108407105 gene encoding uncharacterized protein isoform X5 has protein sequence MEQCFSTFQCKVSSDRPDVSLSPCGLQLSLQEMKEQEAQRQERDERLQDSEKALAEEQAKIKAAEEEKEHFAKGCEELKQKMADQERTFNDKFASVEDKMREIGSQGNENSRKLDEVLQVMKELVVKLSKKDEQLQNAEKALAEEQAKIKAAEEEKEHFSKRCEELEQKMVDQERTFNDKFASVEDKMREMGSQGNENSRKLDEVLQVMKELVVKLSKKDEQLQNAEKALAEEQAKIKATEEEKEHFAKRCEELEQKMAYRERIFNVKFAIVQEKLREMKRQANKNSRKLNEKINRLLHDRQNMKEGTSEENEEINDFLTSFRPFILMILKRLFH, from the exons ATGGAGCAG TGTTTCTCAACATTTCAATGCAAGGTCAGCTCAGACCGCCCTGACGTGTCTTTGAGCCCCTGTGGCCTCCAGCTCTCATTGCAGGAGATGAAGGAACAAGAGGCCCAGCGCCAGGAGAGAGATGAGCGGCTGCAGGATTCAGAGAAGGCCTTGGCAG AAGAGCAGGCCAAAATAAAGGCAGCTGAAGAGGAAAAGGAGCATTTTGCAAAAGGATGTGAGGAGCTGAAGCAAAAGATGGCGGATCAAGAAAGAACCTTCAATGATAAATTTGCCAGTGTGGAAGACAAGATGAGAGAAATAGGGAGTCAGGGGAATGAGAACTCCAGGAAGCTAGAT GAGGTACTGCAGGTGATGAAGGAACTAGTGGTAAAGCTCAGTAAGAAAGATGAGCAGCTGCAGAATGCAGAGAAGGCCTTGGCAG AAGAGCAGGCCAAAATAAAGGCAGCTGAAGAGGAAAAGGAGCATTTTTCAAAAAGATGTGAGGAGCTGGAGCAAAAGATGGTGGATCAAGAAAGAACCTTCAATGATAAATTTGCCAGTGTGGAAGACAAGATGAGAGAAATGGGGAGTCAGGGGAATGAGAACTCCAGGAAGCTAGAT GAGGTACTGCAGGTGATGAAGGAACTAGTGGTAAAGCTCAGTAAGAAAGATGAGCAGCTGCAGAATGCAGAGAAGGCCTTGGCAG AAGAGCAGGCCAAAATAAAGGCaactgaagaggaaaaggaacaTTTTGCAAAAAGATGTGAGGAGCTGGAGCAAAAGATGGCGTATCGAGAAAGAATCTTCAATGTCAAATTTGCCATTGTGCAAGAGAAGTTGAGAGAAATGAAGAGACAGGCGAATAAGAACTCCAGGAAGCTTAAT GAAAAAATCAACAGGCTGCTTCATGATAGGCAAAATATGAAAGAGGGGACTTCGgaggaaaatgaggaaataaatgatTTCTTGACTTCGTTTCGTCCTTTCATTCTCATGATTCTTAAACGGCTCTTTCACTGA
- the LOC108407105 gene encoding uncharacterized protein isoform X7, protein MEQCFSTFQCKVSSDRPDVSLSPCGLQLSLQEMKEQEAQRQERDERLQDSEKALAEEQAKIKAAEEEKEHFAKGCEELKQKMADQERTFNDKFASVEDKMREIGSQGNENSRKLDEVLQVMKELVVKLSKKDEQLQNAEKALAEEQAKIKAAEEEKEHFSKRCEELEQKMVDQERTFNDKFASVEDKMREMGSQGNENSRKLDEVLQVMKELVVKLSKKDEQLQNAEKALAEEQAKIKATEEEKEHFAKRCEELEQKMAYRERIFNVKFAIVQEKLREMKRQANKNSRKLNMTPKNLMDKPAS, encoded by the exons ATGGAGCAG TGTTTCTCAACATTTCAATGCAAGGTCAGCTCAGACCGCCCTGACGTGTCTTTGAGCCCCTGTGGCCTCCAGCTCTCATTGCAGGAGATGAAGGAACAAGAGGCCCAGCGCCAGGAGAGAGATGAGCGGCTGCAGGATTCAGAGAAGGCCTTGGCAG AAGAGCAGGCCAAAATAAAGGCAGCTGAAGAGGAAAAGGAGCATTTTGCAAAAGGATGTGAGGAGCTGAAGCAAAAGATGGCGGATCAAGAAAGAACCTTCAATGATAAATTTGCCAGTGTGGAAGACAAGATGAGAGAAATAGGGAGTCAGGGGAATGAGAACTCCAGGAAGCTAGAT GAGGTACTGCAGGTGATGAAGGAACTAGTGGTAAAGCTCAGTAAGAAAGATGAGCAGCTGCAGAATGCAGAGAAGGCCTTGGCAG AAGAGCAGGCCAAAATAAAGGCAGCTGAAGAGGAAAAGGAGCATTTTTCAAAAAGATGTGAGGAGCTGGAGCAAAAGATGGTGGATCAAGAAAGAACCTTCAATGATAAATTTGCCAGTGTGGAAGACAAGATGAGAGAAATGGGGAGTCAGGGGAATGAGAACTCCAGGAAGCTAGAT GAGGTACTGCAGGTGATGAAGGAACTAGTGGTAAAGCTCAGTAAGAAAGATGAGCAGCTGCAGAATGCAGAGAAGGCCTTGGCAG AAGAGCAGGCCAAAATAAAGGCaactgaagaggaaaaggaacaTTTTGCAAAAAGATGTGAGGAGCTGGAGCAAAAGATGGCGTATCGAGAAAGAATCTTCAATGTCAAATTTGCCATTGTGCAAGAGAAGTTGAGAGAAATGAAGAGACAGGCGAATAAGAACTCCAGGAAGCTTAAT atgacccccaagaatttgatgGACAAACCAGcttcctga
- the LOC108407105 gene encoding uncharacterized protein isoform X3, protein MEQLSLQEMKEQEAQRQERDERLQDSEKALAEEQAKIKAAEEEKEHFAKGCEELKQKMADQERTFNDKFASVEDKMREIGSQGNENSRKLDEVLQVMKELVVKLSKKDEQLQNAEKALAEEQAKIKAAEEEKEHFSKRCEELEQKMVDQERTFNDKFASVEDKMREMGSQGNENSRKLDEVLQVMKELVVKLSKKDEQLQNAEKALAEEQAKIKATEEEKEHFAKRCEELEQKMAYRERIFNVKFAIVQEKLREMKRQANKNSRKLNPSLGYKSMTDGGAVEVSLWKDGESPLLFFPHEGKLFLNFLLNVNGKEGFSKIYHIMEKINRLLHDRQNMKEGTSEENEEINDFLTSFRPFILMILKRLFH, encoded by the exons ATGGAGCAG CTCTCATTGCAGGAGATGAAGGAACAAGAGGCCCAGCGCCAGGAGAGAGATGAGCGGCTGCAGGATTCAGAGAAGGCCTTGGCAG AAGAGCAGGCCAAAATAAAGGCAGCTGAAGAGGAAAAGGAGCATTTTGCAAAAGGATGTGAGGAGCTGAAGCAAAAGATGGCGGATCAAGAAAGAACCTTCAATGATAAATTTGCCAGTGTGGAAGACAAGATGAGAGAAATAGGGAGTCAGGGGAATGAGAACTCCAGGAAGCTAGAT GAGGTACTGCAGGTGATGAAGGAACTAGTGGTAAAGCTCAGTAAGAAAGATGAGCAGCTGCAGAATGCAGAGAAGGCCTTGGCAG AAGAGCAGGCCAAAATAAAGGCAGCTGAAGAGGAAAAGGAGCATTTTTCAAAAAGATGTGAGGAGCTGGAGCAAAAGATGGTGGATCAAGAAAGAACCTTCAATGATAAATTTGCCAGTGTGGAAGACAAGATGAGAGAAATGGGGAGTCAGGGGAATGAGAACTCCAGGAAGCTAGAT GAGGTACTGCAGGTGATGAAGGAACTAGTGGTAAAGCTCAGTAAGAAAGATGAGCAGCTGCAGAATGCAGAGAAGGCCTTGGCAG AAGAGCAGGCCAAAATAAAGGCaactgaagaggaaaaggaacaTTTTGCAAAAAGATGTGAGGAGCTGGAGCAAAAGATGGCGTATCGAGAAAGAATCTTCAATGTCAAATTTGCCATTGTGCAAGAGAAGTTGAGAGAAATGAAGAGACAGGCGAATAAGAACTCCAGGAAGCTTAAT ccaagcctgggctacaagtccatgacagatggtggggctgtggaggtatccctgtggaaggatggtgaaagtccattgctgttcttcccacatgaaggcaaactgttcctgaatttcctgctcaatgtcaatggaaaagaaggatttagcaagatctaccacataatg GAAAAAATCAACAGGCTGCTTCATGATAGGCAAAATATGAAAGAGGGGACTTCGgaggaaaatgaggaaataaatgatTTCTTGACTTCGTTTCGTCCTTTCATTCTCATGATTCTTAAACGGCTCTTTCACTGA
- the LOC108407105 gene encoding uncharacterized protein isoform X8: protein MEQCFSTFQCKVSSDRPDVSLSPCGLQLSLQEMKEQEAQRQERDERLQDSEKALAEEQAKIKAAEEEKEHFAKGCEELKQKMADQERTFNDKFASVEDKMREIGSQGNENSRKLDEVLQVMKELVVKLSKKDEQLQNAEKALAEEQAKIKAAEEEKEHFSKRCEELEQKMVDQERTFNDKFASVEDKMREMGSQGNENSRKLDEVLQVMKELVVKLSKKDEQLQNAEKALAEEQAKIKATEEEKEHFAKRCEELEQKMAYRERIFNVKFAIVQEKLREMKRQANKNSRKLNQSRCCTF, encoded by the exons ATGGAGCAG TGTTTCTCAACATTTCAATGCAAGGTCAGCTCAGACCGCCCTGACGTGTCTTTGAGCCCCTGTGGCCTCCAGCTCTCATTGCAGGAGATGAAGGAACAAGAGGCCCAGCGCCAGGAGAGAGATGAGCGGCTGCAGGATTCAGAGAAGGCCTTGGCAG AAGAGCAGGCCAAAATAAAGGCAGCTGAAGAGGAAAAGGAGCATTTTGCAAAAGGATGTGAGGAGCTGAAGCAAAAGATGGCGGATCAAGAAAGAACCTTCAATGATAAATTTGCCAGTGTGGAAGACAAGATGAGAGAAATAGGGAGTCAGGGGAATGAGAACTCCAGGAAGCTAGAT GAGGTACTGCAGGTGATGAAGGAACTAGTGGTAAAGCTCAGTAAGAAAGATGAGCAGCTGCAGAATGCAGAGAAGGCCTTGGCAG AAGAGCAGGCCAAAATAAAGGCAGCTGAAGAGGAAAAGGAGCATTTTTCAAAAAGATGTGAGGAGCTGGAGCAAAAGATGGTGGATCAAGAAAGAACCTTCAATGATAAATTTGCCAGTGTGGAAGACAAGATGAGAGAAATGGGGAGTCAGGGGAATGAGAACTCCAGGAAGCTAGAT GAGGTACTGCAGGTGATGAAGGAACTAGTGGTAAAGCTCAGTAAGAAAGATGAGCAGCTGCAGAATGCAGAGAAGGCCTTGGCAG AAGAGCAGGCCAAAATAAAGGCaactgaagaggaaaaggaacaTTTTGCAAAAAGATGTGAGGAGCTGGAGCAAAAGATGGCGTATCGAGAAAGAATCTTCAATGTCAAATTTGCCATTGTGCAAGAGAAGTTGAGAGAAATGAAGAGACAGGCGAATAAGAACTCCAGGAAGCTTAAT cagtctaggtgctgcaccttctag
- the LOC108407105 gene encoding uncharacterized protein isoform X4 has product MKEQEAQRQERDERLQDSEKALAEEQAKIKAAEEEKEHFAKGCEELKQKMADQERTFNDKFASVEDKMREIGSQGNENSRKLDEVLQVMKELVVKLSKKDEQLQNAEKALAEEQAKIKAAEEEKEHFSKRCEELEQKMVDQERTFNDKFASVEDKMREMGSQGNENSRKLDEVLQVMKELVVKLSKKDEQLQNAEKALAEEQAKIKATEEEKEHFAKRCEELEQKMAYRERIFNVKFAIVQEKLREMKRQANKNSRKLNPSLGYKSMTDGGAVEVSLWKDGESPLLFFPHEGKLFLNFLLNVNGKEGFSKIYHIMEKINRLLHDRQNMKEGTSEENEEINDFLTSFRPFILMILKRLFH; this is encoded by the exons ATGAAGGAACAAGAGGCCCAGCGCCAGGAGAGAGATGAGCGGCTGCAGGATTCAGAGAAGGCCTTGGCAG AAGAGCAGGCCAAAATAAAGGCAGCTGAAGAGGAAAAGGAGCATTTTGCAAAAGGATGTGAGGAGCTGAAGCAAAAGATGGCGGATCAAGAAAGAACCTTCAATGATAAATTTGCCAGTGTGGAAGACAAGATGAGAGAAATAGGGAGTCAGGGGAATGAGAACTCCAGGAAGCTAGAT GAGGTACTGCAGGTGATGAAGGAACTAGTGGTAAAGCTCAGTAAGAAAGATGAGCAGCTGCAGAATGCAGAGAAGGCCTTGGCAG AAGAGCAGGCCAAAATAAAGGCAGCTGAAGAGGAAAAGGAGCATTTTTCAAAAAGATGTGAGGAGCTGGAGCAAAAGATGGTGGATCAAGAAAGAACCTTCAATGATAAATTTGCCAGTGTGGAAGACAAGATGAGAGAAATGGGGAGTCAGGGGAATGAGAACTCCAGGAAGCTAGAT GAGGTACTGCAGGTGATGAAGGAACTAGTGGTAAAGCTCAGTAAGAAAGATGAGCAGCTGCAGAATGCAGAGAAGGCCTTGGCAG AAGAGCAGGCCAAAATAAAGGCaactgaagaggaaaaggaacaTTTTGCAAAAAGATGTGAGGAGCTGGAGCAAAAGATGGCGTATCGAGAAAGAATCTTCAATGTCAAATTTGCCATTGTGCAAGAGAAGTTGAGAGAAATGAAGAGACAGGCGAATAAGAACTCCAGGAAGCTTAAT ccaagcctgggctacaagtccatgacagatggtggggctgtggaggtatccctgtggaaggatggtgaaagtccattgctgttcttcccacatgaaggcaaactgttcctgaatttcctgctcaatgtcaatggaaaagaaggatttagcaagatctaccacataatg GAAAAAATCAACAGGCTGCTTCATGATAGGCAAAATATGAAAGAGGGGACTTCGgaggaaaatgaggaaataaatgatTTCTTGACTTCGTTTCGTCCTTTCATTCTCATGATTCTTAAACGGCTCTTTCACTGA